The Gemmatimonadota bacterium genome contains the following window.
GCGGGCGAGCGAGCCGATCGAGCTGAGGAAGCGGCCCACGCGGTGATAGGGGCCGATCACGCTCAGTTCGTAGCTCTGCAGCGTGTAGTACGGCCCCGGCGTCTCGGGCTGCGGGCGCAGCATGTTGAGGTCCACCCCGGCCTCGCGCGC
Protein-coding sequences here:
- the pilO gene encoding type 4a pilus biogenesis protein PilO, whose protein sequence is AREAGVDLNMLRPQPETPGPYYTLQSYELSVIGPYHRVGRFLSSIGSLARIITPVGLKLKPTGEKDRSGSAKLEAVFRIQTYIVPKEPAAEVKADAGA